In Kitasatospora viridis, one DNA window encodes the following:
- a CDS encoding methyltransferase domain-containing protein, with translation MAEEQGYLLDNRRREAGERFAAMAELFDPWTLQHLDRIGVAEGWQCWEVGAGAPGVPRALAERVGPGGRVLATDLDTSWLTELPGNVEVARHDVVADPLPEGRFDLVHARLLLVHLPDRQAVLERLVEAVRPGGWLVIEDADPQLQPLACPDEHGPDQVLANRIRRAFRALLAERGADLSFGRTLPRLLRTAGLTQVAAEGYFPLTSPACRTLEAATVRHLRAELLAAGVTEAEFDTHLANLAGGELDVTTAQLITCWGQKA, from the coding sequence ATGGCCGAGGAGCAGGGCTACCTGCTGGACAACCGGCGGCGCGAGGCGGGGGAGCGGTTCGCCGCAATGGCGGAGCTGTTCGACCCCTGGACGCTGCAGCACCTGGACCGGATCGGGGTCGCCGAGGGCTGGCAGTGCTGGGAGGTGGGCGCGGGCGCACCGGGCGTGCCGCGCGCGCTGGCCGAGCGGGTCGGCCCGGGCGGGCGGGTGCTCGCCACCGACCTGGACACCAGCTGGCTGACCGAACTGCCCGGCAACGTCGAGGTGGCCCGGCACGACGTGGTCGCCGACCCGCTCCCCGAGGGGCGGTTCGACCTGGTGCACGCCCGGCTGCTGCTGGTCCACCTGCCGGACCGGCAGGCCGTGCTGGAGCGGCTCGTCGAGGCGGTGCGCCCGGGCGGCTGGCTGGTGATCGAGGACGCCGACCCGCAGTTGCAGCCGCTCGCCTGCCCCGACGAGCACGGGCCCGACCAGGTGCTGGCCAACCGGATCCGGCGGGCCTTCCGCGCCCTGCTGGCCGAGCGCGGCGCCGACCTGTCCTTCGGGCGCACGCTGCCCCGACTGCTCCGCACGGCGGGTCTGACGCAGGTGGCCGCCGAGGGCTACTTCCCGCTCACCTCGCCCGCCTGCCGCACCCTGGAGGCGGCGACGGTGCGCCACCTGCGCGCCGAGCTGCTCGCCGCCGGGGTGACCGAGGCCGAGTTCGACACCCACCTGGCGAACCTGGCGGGCGGCGAACTGGACGTCACCACTGCTCAGTTGATCACCTGCTGGGGCCAGAAGGCCTGA
- a CDS encoding FAD-binding protein: protein MTSRHGLNRRALLASTGALAAGLAAGTAVPAAAEDDHSPAAPAVLVRPGDRRYDSLLRGNNFRFVGSPDEIRVAADTAQVVAAVADAVRCRRQVSVRSGGHCFEGFWADPAVRVLLDLSPMNAVEYDPAKRAFLVRPGATLGQVYRRLYTDWGVTIPAGGCSEVGAGGHLCGGGYGPLSRRYGSVVDHLYAVEVVVVVDRHGAVRAVTATREPDDPNRDLWWAHTGGGGGNFGVVTGYWLRSPDATGDDPAGLLPPAPAHMLAGEATWAWDSSMTEGAFTTLLRNFGRWHERNSAPGAPGTGLYAVFTPAHRTAGSFTMTVQADAELPGVASLMQDLVDAVTAGSGTSPAVGTVTMPWMYPATWPGIGTPGNLLTRRYKEKAGYLRQGYPDDQLTTIHRWMTGENGNAACGMLLVGYGGQVNTVAPAATAVAQRDSVMKAVFHSIWADESEDAANLAWVRGCYRDVYGRTGGVPVPGAVSDGSYINYVDVDLADPAWNTSGVGWPTLYYKGNYPRLQRIKAAWDPLNVFHHPMSVQASG, encoded by the coding sequence ATGACGTCTCGCCACGGTCTGAACCGCCGCGCCCTGCTCGCCTCCACCGGTGCGCTGGCCGCGGGTCTCGCGGCCGGCACCGCCGTCCCGGCCGCCGCCGAGGACGACCACTCGCCCGCCGCCCCCGCCGTGCTGGTCCGGCCGGGCGACCGGCGGTACGACAGCCTGTTGCGCGGCAACAACTTCCGCTTCGTCGGCAGTCCGGACGAGATCCGGGTGGCCGCCGACACCGCGCAGGTGGTCGCGGCGGTGGCCGACGCGGTGCGCTGCCGCCGGCAGGTCTCGGTGCGCAGCGGCGGGCACTGCTTCGAGGGCTTCTGGGCCGACCCGGCGGTGCGGGTGCTGCTCGACCTCTCGCCGATGAACGCCGTCGAGTACGACCCGGCGAAGCGGGCCTTCCTGGTCCGCCCGGGCGCCACCCTGGGCCAGGTCTACCGGCGGCTCTACACCGACTGGGGCGTGACCATCCCGGCCGGCGGCTGCTCGGAGGTGGGCGCCGGCGGCCACCTGTGCGGCGGCGGCTACGGACCGCTCTCGCGGCGTTACGGGTCGGTGGTGGACCACCTGTACGCCGTCGAGGTGGTGGTGGTGGTCGACCGCCACGGTGCAGTGCGCGCCGTGACGGCCACCCGCGAGCCGGACGACCCGAACCGCGACCTGTGGTGGGCGCACACCGGCGGCGGTGGCGGCAACTTCGGTGTGGTGACCGGCTACTGGCTGCGCTCGCCGGACGCCACTGGCGACGACCCGGCCGGTCTGCTGCCGCCCGCGCCCGCGCACATGCTGGCCGGCGAGGCCACGTGGGCCTGGGACAGCAGCATGACCGAGGGCGCCTTCACCACGCTGCTGCGCAACTTCGGCCGCTGGCACGAGCGCAACAGCGCGCCCGGCGCGCCCGGGACCGGCCTCTACGCCGTCTTCACCCCGGCCCACCGAACGGCGGGCAGCTTCACCATGACGGTCCAGGCCGACGCCGAACTCCCGGGCGTGGCAAGCCTGATGCAGGATCTGGTGGACGCCGTGACGGCCGGCTCGGGCACCTCACCCGCCGTCGGCACCGTCACCATGCCCTGGATGTACCCCGCGACCTGGCCGGGCATCGGGACTCCGGGCAACCTGCTGACCCGCCGCTACAAGGAGAAGGCCGGTTACCTGCGCCAGGGCTACCCCGATGACCAACTCACCACCATCCACCGATGGATGACCGGCGAGAACGGCAACGCCGCCTGCGGCATGCTGCTGGTCGGCTACGGCGGCCAGGTGAACACCGTGGCGCCCGCGGCGACCGCGGTGGCCCAGCGGGACTCGGTGATGAAGGCGGTCTTCCACTCGATCTGGGCCGACGAGTCCGAGGACGCCGCCAACCTGGCCTGGGTGCGCGGCTGTTACCGCGACGTGTACGGCCGGACCGGGGGCGTGCCGGTGCCGGGCGCGGTGAGCGACGGCTCGTACATCAACTACGTGGACGTGGACCTCGCCGACCCCGCCTGGAACACCTCGGGCGTGGGGTGGCCCACGCTCTACTACAAGGGCAACTACCCGCGCCTGCAGCGGATCAAGGCGGCCTGGGACCCGCTGAACGTGTTCCACCACCCGATGTCGGTGCAGGCTTCCGGCTGA